A single Pseudomonas brassicacearum DNA region contains:
- a CDS encoding diguanylate cyclase — protein MQKTGKKGRTLARRLYISRTLGLTLGLVLVSAAVLPLEPAPWVWGFMLFNGLLWPHLSYCWARRCAVPYHAEHLNLLIDAALGGFWVAAMQFNPLPAAVTLAMMAMNNVAIGGLRFLFVGAIAQAAGIFVGEMIFPLTSVPMTSAAQLYACLPLLCLYPMALGWFCFRQAYALGRQKRELLALSRTDSLTGLLNHGAWKDRLNEEFQRCLRHPNDGAGRGALALIDIDHFKAINDTYGHVAGDIVLRQLGKMLKQNLRAADVVGRYGGDEFCVILPDLTLHNAVQAMDGLRERFATLSYEQNPALKVSLSIGLAAFNPTYGDATHWLNDADQALYEAKTSGRNRVTCYGHRQRLEAPAVFP, from the coding sequence ATGCAAAAAACGGGAAAAAAGGGACGGACGCTCGCCAGGAGGCTGTATATATCGCGCACTCTGGGCTTGACGCTGGGGTTGGTATTGGTAAGTGCTGCCGTCCTTCCCCTCGAACCGGCGCCGTGGGTCTGGGGTTTCATGCTGTTCAACGGCCTGCTCTGGCCACACTTGTCCTATTGCTGGGCCCGCCGATGCGCGGTGCCATACCACGCCGAACACCTCAATTTATTGATCGATGCGGCGCTTGGCGGTTTCTGGGTCGCGGCGATGCAGTTCAACCCGCTGCCCGCTGCCGTCACGCTGGCGATGATGGCGATGAACAATGTTGCCATTGGCGGCCTGCGCTTCTTGTTTGTCGGGGCGATTGCCCAAGCGGCAGGCATTTTTGTAGGCGAAATGATCTTTCCGCTGACTAGCGTGCCCATGACCAGTGCGGCGCAGCTCTACGCCTGTTTACCCCTGCTGTGCCTGTATCCGATGGCGCTGGGTTGGTTCTGCTTTCGCCAGGCCTACGCCCTGGGGCGGCAAAAGCGCGAGTTGCTGGCCCTGAGTCGCACCGACAGCCTGACCGGGTTGCTTAACCATGGCGCCTGGAAAGATCGCCTCAACGAGGAGTTCCAGCGCTGCCTGCGTCACCCCAATGACGGGGCAGGGCGCGGCGCGCTTGCGCTGATCGACATCGATCACTTCAAGGCCATCAATGACACCTATGGCCATGTCGCCGGCGACATCGTGCTGCGCCAGCTTGGCAAGATGCTCAAGCAAAACCTGCGCGCCGCCGATGTGGTCGGGCGTTATGGCGGGGACGAGTTCTGTGTGATTCTGCCGGACCTGACGCTTCACAATGCCGTGCAGGCCATGGACGGGTTGCGCGAGCGCTTTGCGACGCTCAGCTATGAACAGAACCCGGCGCTGAAGGTGAGCCTGAGCATTGGCCTGGCAGCCTTCAACCCGACTTATGGCGATGCGACCCATTGGCTCAATGATGCCGACCAGGCGCTTTACGAGGCCAAGACCAGCGGGCGCAATCGGGTCACTTGTTACGGGCATCGGCAGAGGTTGGAAGCGCCAGCGGTTTTTCCTTAA
- a CDS encoding alpha/beta fold hydrolase, producing the protein MLVLWVVLAVFIAWSWLTYPGIGHVLYDMGMALEARLYRLHKITVPISEMTVSTWQGGPYEASGSILMLHGYSADKNLWLRFARHFVDDYRVVVPDLAGHGETGFKAGGGYDIPTQARRVIELLDACGLDKVHVIGNSMGGYLAAWLAATSPERVLTLALIDPAGVTAPQASDMERHLAAGHNPFLVDSRDDFAPFYAMTMASPPWVPSVVLAAMAERYEQRRDELAEIFVDFRASPPMEPRLADISAPSLLLWGRKDRLIDVSSVPVWSKGIADLRVEIWDGIGHMPMVERPGKTAALYREFLNGLRQ; encoded by the coding sequence ATGTTGGTGTTGTGGGTAGTCCTTGCCGTGTTTATCGCTTGGAGCTGGTTGACGTATCCAGGTATCGGCCATGTGCTGTATGACATGGGCATGGCGCTGGAGGCACGTCTCTACCGGTTGCACAAGATCACCGTCCCCATCAGCGAGATGACCGTGTCGACCTGGCAAGGCGGGCCCTATGAAGCGTCCGGTAGCATCCTGATGCTGCATGGCTACAGCGCCGACAAGAACCTCTGGCTGCGCTTTGCCCGGCATTTTGTCGACGACTACCGGGTGGTGGTGCCCGACCTGGCCGGCCATGGCGAAACCGGCTTCAAGGCCGGCGGCGGCTATGACATCCCGACCCAGGCCCGGCGGGTCATCGAGTTGCTCGATGCCTGTGGCCTGGACAAGGTCCATGTGATCGGCAATTCCATGGGCGGCTACCTCGCCGCATGGCTGGCGGCCACGTCGCCCGAGCGCGTGCTGACCCTTGCGCTGATCGATCCGGCCGGCGTCACCGCGCCCCAGGCCAGCGACATGGAACGCCACCTGGCCGCCGGACATAACCCGTTCCTCGTCGACTCGCGGGACGATTTCGCGCCGTTCTACGCAATGACCATGGCCTCCCCGCCCTGGGTGCCCAGCGTGGTGCTGGCGGCAATGGCCGAACGTTACGAACAGCGCCGCGATGAACTGGCGGAGATCTTCGTCGACTTTCGCGCCAGCCCGCCGATGGAACCGCGCCTGGCCGACATTAGCGCTCCATCGCTGCTACTCTGGGGTCGCAAGGACCGGCTGATCGACGTCAGCAGCGTGCCGGTGTGGAGCAAGGGCATCGCCGACTTGCGGGTGGAAATCTGGGACGGTATCGGCCACATGCCGATGGTGGAACGACCGGGAAAAACCGCGGCGCTGTATCGGGAGTTTCTCAACGGGTTGAGGCAGTGA
- the glcD gene encoding glycolate oxidase subunit GlcD, with the protein MNILYDEHLDGPLPKVDKQALLQALQAQVPDLDILHLEEDLKPYECDGLSAYRSTPLLVVLPRRVEQVQALLKLCHGQNVPVVARGAGTGLSGGALPLASGVLLVMARFNQILHIDPDARTARLQPGVRNLAISQAAAPFGLYYAPDPSSQIACSIGGNVAENAGGVHCLKYGLTVHNLLKLEILTVEGERLTLGSEALDSPGLDLLALFTGSEGLLGVITEVTVKLLPRPQVAKVLLASFDSVDKAGRAVADIIAAGIIPGGLEMMDNLAIRAAEDFIHAGYPVEAEAILLCELDGVEADVHDDCERVRQVLEQAGATEVRQARDEAERLRFWAGRKNAFPAVGRLAPDYYCMDGTIPRRALPEVLQRIASLGAEHGLRVANVFHAGDGNMHPLILFDANQPGELERAETLGGKILELCVQVGGSITGEHGVGREKINQMCTQFNSNELNLFHAVKAAFDPKGLLNPGKNIPTLHRCAEFGAMHIHGGQLPFPELERF; encoded by the coding sequence ATGAACATCCTCTACGACGAACACCTCGACGGCCCCTTGCCCAAGGTGGACAAACAGGCCCTGCTTCAAGCCTTGCAGGCACAGGTTCCAGACCTGGACATCCTGCACCTGGAAGAAGACCTCAAGCCCTACGAATGCGATGGCCTGTCGGCCTACCGCTCCACGCCGCTGCTGGTGGTCTTGCCCAGGCGCGTCGAGCAGGTGCAAGCGCTGCTCAAGCTCTGCCATGGGCAGAATGTGCCGGTGGTCGCCAGGGGTGCCGGGACCGGTTTGTCCGGCGGCGCCCTGCCCCTGGCAAGCGGCGTGTTGCTGGTGATGGCGCGGTTCAACCAGATCCTGCACATCGACCCCGACGCCCGCACCGCGCGGCTTCAGCCAGGGGTACGCAACCTGGCGATTTCCCAGGCGGCGGCACCGTTCGGGCTGTATTACGCGCCGGATCCCTCGTCGCAGATCGCCTGCTCCATCGGCGGCAATGTCGCGGAAAACGCCGGCGGCGTGCACTGCCTCAAGTATGGCCTGACGGTGCATAACCTGTTGAAGCTGGAAATCCTCACCGTCGAAGGCGAACGCCTGACCCTGGGCAGCGAAGCCCTGGATTCGCCGGGCCTGGACCTGCTGGCGCTGTTCACCGGTTCCGAAGGCTTGCTGGGGGTGATCACCGAAGTGACAGTCAAACTGCTGCCCAGGCCCCAGGTCGCCAAGGTGTTGCTGGCCAGTTTCGATTCGGTGGACAAGGCCGGGCGGGCGGTGGCCGACATCATCGCCGCCGGCATCATTCCCGGTGGCCTGGAAATGATGGACAACCTGGCGATCCGCGCCGCCGAGGACTTCATCCACGCCGGCTATCCGGTGGAGGCCGAAGCGATCCTGCTGTGTGAACTGGACGGGGTCGAGGCCGATGTCCATGACGATTGCGAACGGGTCCGCCAGGTGTTGGAGCAGGCCGGTGCCACCGAGGTGCGTCAGGCGCGGGACGAAGCCGAGCGGCTGCGCTTCTGGGCCGGGCGCAAGAACGCCTTCCCGGCGGTGGGCCGCCTGGCGCCGGATTATTACTGCATGGACGGCACCATCCCGCGACGCGCCTTGCCCGAGGTACTGCAGCGCATCGCCAGCCTCGGTGCCGAACATGGCCTGCGCGTCGCCAACGTCTTTCACGCCGGCGACGGCAACATGCACCCGCTGATCCTGTTCGATGCCAACCAGCCCGGCGAACTGGAGCGCGCCGAAACCCTGGGCGGAAAAATCCTCGAACTGTGTGTCCAGGTGGGCGGCAGCATCACTGGCGAACACGGTGTCGGCCGGGAAAAAATCAATCAGATGTGCACGCAATTCAACAGCAACGAACTGAACCTGTTCCACGCGGTAAAAGCAGCGTTCGATCCCAAAGGTCTGCTCAACCCCGGCAAGAACATCCCCACCCTGCACCGCTGCGCCGAATTCGGTGCCATGCACATCCATGGCGGGCAACTGCCGTTTCCTGAACTGGAGCGTTTCTGA
- the glcE gene encoding glycolate oxidase subunit GlcE encodes MSREADQDASDLLLAQVNRARADATPLRIQGSNSKAFLGREVAGEVLDTRVHRGIVHYDPTELVITARAGTPLRELLGALDAAGQRLPCEPPAFGDDATVGGMVAAGLSGPRRPWAGSVRDFVLGTRLISGHGTLLRFGGEVMKNVAGYDLSRLLAGSFGCLGVITEVSLKVLPKPRHSLSIRLELDSTEALEKLAEWGRQPLPISAASHDGNCLHLRLEGGEGSVSAAHQRFGGEVIDDQYWTALNEHQLAFFDEGLPLWRLSLPNHTGPLTLPGAQLIDWAGAQRWLKTEADTVQALAHEVGGHATCYRQGASDTPFQPLAPALLRYHRQLKAQLDPLGLFNPGRMYPEL; translated from the coding sequence ATGAGCCGCGAAGCCGACCAGGACGCCAGCGACCTGCTGCTCGCACAGGTCAATCGCGCACGGGCCGACGCCACGCCGCTGCGCATCCAGGGTTCGAACAGCAAGGCTTTCCTGGGGCGCGAAGTGGCCGGCGAAGTGCTGGACACCCGCGTGCATCGGGGCATCGTCCACTATGACCCCACCGAACTGGTCATCACGGCCCGGGCCGGCACCCCGCTGCGGGAACTGCTTGGCGCCCTGGACGCTGCGGGGCAACGACTGCCCTGCGAACCGCCAGCATTTGGCGACGACGCCACGGTCGGCGGCATGGTCGCCGCCGGGCTGTCGGGGCCGCGTCGCCCATGGGCCGGTTCGGTGCGCGACTTCGTCTTGGGCACGCGCCTGATCAGTGGCCACGGCACGTTGCTACGCTTCGGCGGCGAGGTGATGAAAAACGTCGCCGGCTACGACCTGTCGCGCCTGTTGGCTGGCAGCTTCGGTTGCCTGGGGGTGATCACCGAAGTCTCCTTGAAGGTCCTGCCCAAGCCCCGTCACAGCCTGAGTATCCGCCTGGAACTGGACAGCACCGAGGCCCTGGAAAAACTCGCCGAATGGGGCCGACAACCCTTGCCCATCAGCGCCGCCAGCCATGACGGCAACTGCCTGCACCTGCGCCTGGAGGGTGGCGAAGGCTCGGTCAGCGCCGCTCATCAGCGTTTCGGTGGCGAGGTGATCGACGATCAATACTGGACGGCACTCAACGAACATCAACTGGCCTTCTTCGATGAAGGCTTGCCGCTGTGGCGCCTGTCGTTACCCAACCATACCGGGCCGCTCACCCTGCCCGGCGCGCAACTGATCGACTGGGCCGGCGCTCAACGCTGGTTGAAAACCGAGGCCGACACGGTGCAGGCCCTGGCCCATGAAGTCGGCGGCCATGCCACCTGCTATCGTCAGGGTGCCAGCGACACACCGTTCCAGCCACTGGCCCCGGCACTGCTGCGCTATCACCGGCAACTCAAGGCCCAGCTCGATCCCCTGGGGCTGTTCAATCCTGGTCGAATGTACCCGGAGTTATAG
- the glcF gene encoding glycolate oxidase subunit GlcF: MQTRFSDQARNLPRAEEAERILRSCVHCGFCNATCPTYQLLGDELDGPRGRIYLIKQVLEGQPATASTQLHLDRCLSCRNCETTCPSGVDYHNLLDIGRAVVDQAVPRPASQRALRLGLRSLAASPERFKTLLRLGAIFRPLLPANLSAKLPHPSPAHRERPPVRHRRTVLMLEGCVQPGLSPNTNTSAARVLDRLGISAIPCAQAGCCGALDYHLDAQATGLDRARQNIDAWWPHLENGAEAIVQTASGCGAFIKDYGHLLEHDPGYAAKAKQVSERALDLVQVLGKEPLEQICAARNQRIAVHCPCTLQHAQKLGGSIEALLTRLGFNLTEVPDGHLCCGSAGTYSLTQPALARQLRDNRLNALESGQPELIVTANVGCQHHLDGAGRTPVRHWIELVDQSLAE, encoded by the coding sequence ATGCAGACCCGTTTTAGCGACCAAGCCAGAAATCTGCCCCGCGCCGAAGAAGCCGAACGCATCCTGCGCAGTTGCGTGCATTGCGGCTTCTGCAATGCCACCTGTCCCACCTACCAATTGCTCGGCGATGAACTGGACGGCCCGCGCGGACGCATCTACCTGATCAAGCAAGTGCTCGAAGGCCAGCCAGCGACGGCCAGCACCCAACTGCACCTGGATCGCTGCCTGTCGTGTCGCAACTGCGAGACCACCTGCCCGTCGGGCGTGGATTATCACAACCTGCTGGACATCGGCCGGGCGGTGGTCGACCAAGCCGTGCCGCGCCCCGCCAGCCAACGTGCACTGCGCCTGGGGCTGCGCAGCCTGGCCGCCAGTCCCGAGCGGTTCAAGACCCTGCTGCGCCTTGGGGCGATCTTCCGTCCGTTGCTGCCGGCGAACCTGAGCGCCAAGTTGCCCCACCCCTCCCCAGCCCACCGCGAACGTCCACCGGTCCGGCATCGGCGCACAGTGTTGATGCTCGAAGGCTGCGTGCAACCGGGCCTGTCGCCCAACACCAATACCTCGGCGGCGCGGGTGCTGGATCGACTCGGCATCAGCGCGATCCCCTGTGCGCAGGCTGGCTGCTGCGGCGCGCTGGATTATCACCTCGACGCCCAGGCCACCGGGCTGGACCGCGCCCGACAGAACATCGACGCCTGGTGGCCGCACCTGGAAAACGGTGCCGAAGCCATCGTTCAGACGGCCAGCGGCTGCGGCGCATTCATCAAGGACTACGGGCACCTGCTGGAACATGATCCTGGCTATGCCGCCAAGGCCAAACAAGTCAGCGAACGGGCATTGGACCTGGTGCAAGTGCTTGGCAAGGAGCCGCTGGAACAGATCTGCGCGGCCAGGAACCAGCGCATTGCCGTACATTGCCCCTGCACCTTGCAACACGCGCAGAAACTCGGCGGCAGCATCGAGGCGCTGCTGACGCGGCTGGGTTTCAACCTCACCGAGGTGCCCGACGGCCATTTGTGTTGCGGCTCGGCCGGCACCTATTCGCTGACCCAGCCTGCCCTGGCGCGGCAATTGCGCGACAACCGCCTCAATGCGCTGGAAAGCGGCCAACCGGAGCTGATCGTCACCGCCAACGTCGGCTGCCAGCACCACCTCGACGGTGCCGGTCGCACGCCCGTGCGGCACTGGATCGAGCTGGTGGATCAGTCCCTGGCAGAATGA
- a CDS encoding VOC family protein, with product MSFVSPDLIRQRFSRAMSDMYRDEVPLYGALMKLVEHTNAQVLAADPALAAHLRSTGELERLDLERHGAIRVGTAAELATLGRLFAVMGMQPVGYYDLTPAGVPVHSTAFRAVHESALQVSPFRVFTSLLRLELIENAELRAFAESVLDKRRIFTPRALELIDLAERQGGLTEAQAEDFVLQALETFRWHHSATVTAEQYRQLSAQHRLIADVVAFKGPHINHLTPRTLDIDIVQARMPAHGITPKAVIEGPPRRQCPILLRQTSFKALDEPVAFTDQPQTQGSHSARFGEIEQRGAALTPKGRALYDQLLNAARDALGEFPNEANAERYNRLMTEHFVEFPDNHDELRRQALAYFRYFVTPEGLADKGTLEQAVSLEHLLEQQYLRAEPLVYEDFLPVSAAGIFQSNLGDAAQSHYAGQSNRQAFEEALGRATIDELGLYAQTQQRSIDECRAALGV from the coding sequence ATGAGCTTCGTCAGCCCCGACCTGATCCGCCAACGCTTCTCCAGGGCGATGTCCGACATGTACCGCGACGAGGTGCCGCTGTATGGCGCCCTGATGAAGCTGGTGGAGCACACCAACGCCCAAGTGCTGGCCGCAGACCCGGCCTTGGCCGCACACCTGCGCAGCACCGGCGAGCTCGAGCGCCTGGACCTGGAACGCCACGGTGCGATCCGCGTCGGCACCGCCGCCGAGCTGGCGACCCTGGGGCGTCTATTCGCGGTCATGGGCATGCAGCCGGTGGGCTACTACGACCTCACGCCAGCCGGGGTGCCGGTGCATTCCACCGCTTTCCGCGCTGTGCACGAAAGCGCGTTGCAGGTTAGCCCGTTCCGGGTGTTTACCTCGCTGCTGCGCCTGGAACTGATCGAGAACGCCGAGCTTCGGGCCTTTGCCGAGTCGGTGTTGGACAAACGCCGGATCTTTACCCCCCGCGCCCTTGAGCTCATTGACCTGGCCGAACGCCAGGGCGGCCTGACCGAGGCCCAGGCTGAGGACTTCGTCCTACAGGCCCTGGAAACCTTTCGCTGGCACCACAGCGCCACCGTCACCGCCGAACAGTACCGGCAACTGAGCGCCCAACATCGTCTGATCGCCGACGTGGTGGCGTTCAAGGGCCCGCACATCAATCACCTGACACCGCGCACCCTGGACATCGACATCGTCCAGGCCCGGATGCCGGCGCACGGCATTACTCCCAAGGCCGTGATCGAAGGCCCACCCCGCCGCCAATGCCCGATCCTGCTGCGCCAGACCAGTTTCAAGGCGCTCGACGAGCCCGTCGCCTTCACCGACCAGCCCCAGACCCAAGGCAGCCACAGCGCCCGCTTCGGCGAAATCGAACAACGTGGCGCGGCCCTCACGCCCAAGGGCCGCGCGCTCTACGATCAATTGCTGAACGCCGCGCGCGACGCGCTGGGGGAGTTTCCCAACGAAGCCAACGCCGAACGCTACAACCGGTTGATGACCGAACACTTTGTTGAATTCCCTGACAACCACGACGAACTGCGCCGACAGGCATTGGCGTACTTCCGCTATTTCGTCACGCCCGAGGGCCTCGCCGACAAGGGCACCCTCGAGCAAGCCGTCTCCCTGGAGCACTTGCTCGAGCAGCAATACCTGCGCGCCGAACCCTTGGTGTACGAGGACTTCCTGCCTGTCAGCGCCGCCGGCATCTTCCAGTCGAACCTCGGCGATGCCGCCCAGAGTCACTATGCCGGCCAGTCCAATCGCCAGGCCTTCGAAGAGGCGCTGGGGCGAGCGACCATCGATGAACTGGGGCTGTATGCCCAGACGCAACAGCGCTCCATCGATGAGTGCAGGGCTGCATTGGGCGTGTAG
- a CDS encoding Hcp family type VI secretion system effector — MATPAYMSVEGYKQGLITAGAFTADSVGNTYQEGHEDQVMVQAFEHQVTIPRDPQSGQPTSQRIHKPLIITKVFDKASPLLQVALTSGERLKEVKIQWYRTSAAGTQEHYYTTTLEDAIIVDIKDYMRNCQDPENAHFTHLEDVHFTYRKITWTHEVSGTSGSDDWRSPVAG; from the coding sequence TTGGCAACTCCCGCATACATGTCCGTTGAGGGCTACAAACAAGGTCTGATCACTGCCGGTGCGTTTACCGCCGATTCAGTGGGCAACACCTACCAAGAGGGTCATGAAGACCAGGTCATGGTGCAAGCTTTCGAGCACCAAGTGACCATCCCTCGCGATCCCCAGTCCGGTCAGCCAACCAGCCAGCGCATACACAAACCCCTGATCATCACCAAGGTATTCGATAAAGCTTCGCCACTGCTGCAGGTCGCCCTAACGAGCGGCGAACGGCTGAAGGAGGTCAAGATCCAGTGGTACCGCACTTCGGCAGCAGGCACCCAGGAGCACTACTACACCACCACGTTGGAGGACGCGATCATCGTTGATATCAAGGACTACATGCGCAACTGCCAGGACCCAGAGAACGCACACTTCACCCATCTCGAAGACGTGCACTTCACATATCGCAAAATCACCTGGACCCACGAAGTCAGCGGCACCTCGGGCTCCGATGACTGGCGCTCACCGGTCGCTGGTTGA
- a CDS encoding lipocalin-like domain-containing protein, whose translation MKIKVGVLLLALLSGCDDSAPTQKGFAGLGDQAVAFTPVVPGRVFSFPTDHGLHEGFRIEWWYVTANLKDAQGHEFGVQWTLFRSALNAAPQPSGWRNQTIWLGHAAVTSATVHHAAERYARGGVGQAGVQAVPFNAWIDDWQLSTQASGAEPLADMQLKARDPRFSYALRLTSSRPLVLQGDQGFSQKSEQGQASYYYSQPFFQASGELEIDGQRYAVSGPAWLDREWSSQPLTANQTGWDWFSLHLDNGEHLMLYRMRHKDGAPYLTGTWIDAQGQAQTLHAGEISLVPQDTAKVAGRSMPVGWAIKIPSKQLDITLHALNPNAWMNLRIPYWEGPVQLRGSQGGTGYLEMTGY comes from the coding sequence ATGAAGATTAAAGTTGGCGTGTTGCTGCTGGCATTGCTCAGTGGTTGCGATGACTCAGCACCAACGCAAAAGGGCTTTGCCGGCCTCGGCGACCAGGCTGTCGCGTTCACGCCGGTTGTGCCTGGGCGGGTGTTCAGTTTCCCCACCGACCATGGCCTTCATGAAGGTTTTCGCATCGAGTGGTGGTACGTCACCGCCAATCTCAAGGATGCCCAGGGGCATGAGTTCGGCGTGCAATGGACGCTGTTTCGCAGCGCCTTGAATGCCGCGCCCCAGCCCAGCGGCTGGCGTAACCAGACGATCTGGCTCGGCCATGCTGCGGTCACGTCTGCCACCGTGCACCATGCCGCCGAGCGATATGCACGAGGCGGGGTGGGGCAGGCCGGGGTGCAGGCGGTGCCCTTCAATGCCTGGATCGACGACTGGCAATTGAGTACCCAGGCTTCAGGGGCCGAGCCGTTGGCGGACATGCAATTGAAGGCGCGCGACCCGCGCTTCAGCTATGCGTTGCGGCTGACGTCGAGCCGGCCACTGGTGTTGCAGGGCGATCAAGGTTTCAGCCAGAAATCCGAACAGGGGCAGGCGTCGTATTACTACAGCCAGCCGTTCTTCCAGGCCAGCGGTGAATTGGAAATCGATGGTCAGCGTTATGCGGTCAGTGGCCCGGCCTGGCTCGACCGCGAATGGAGCAGCCAGCCCCTGACCGCAAACCAGACCGGCTGGGACTGGTTTTCCCTGCACCTGGACAACGGCGAGCACCTGATGCTCTACCGCATGCGCCACAAGGACGGCGCGCCGTACCTCACAGGCACCTGGATCGACGCGCAGGGCCAAGCGCAGACCCTGCACGCCGGGGAAATCAGCCTCGTGCCCCAGGACACTGCCAAGGTCGCCGGGCGCTCGATGCCGGTTGGCTGGGCCATCAAGATCCCCAGCAAGCAACTCGACATCACCCTCCACGCGCTGAACCCCAACGCCTGGATGAACCTGCGCATTCCCTATTGGGAAGGGCCGGTGCAACTGCGTGGTAGCCAGGGCGGCACCGGTTACCTGGAAATGACCGGCTACTGA